The following proteins are encoded in a genomic region of Pelorhabdus rhamnosifermentans:
- a CDS encoding general stress protein, which yields MENKPSNSAQSNNNIASAYSAVQSSTSSQTGMQQGQMAPQSAAPQATATSAKATQQSGGSAATAVSMVVASFTERRQADQAVNQLRQQGFTTEEINVVAKKGAHNTDESDTTYYNDDVTDGAVAGGTLGGIGGLLVGAGALAIPGIGPIAAAGPIAAALSGAVAGGVAGGLIDYGIPAEDSKRYEEKVARGEIVAMVRTDNSKVSQASTIFTQNGANEVKTHALA from the coding sequence ATGGAAAATAAACCATCCAATTCAGCACAATCCAACAATAACATTGCTTCTGCCTATAGTGCGGTACAATCATCTACTTCGAGTCAGACAGGTATGCAACAAGGGCAGATGGCGCCGCAATCTGCGGCTCCACAAGCAACCGCGACGAGTGCGAAAGCAACGCAACAAAGCGGCGGATCGGCAGCAACTGCAGTTAGCATGGTTGTCGCTTCATTTACGGAACGCCGTCAAGCAGATCAAGCTGTTAATCAACTGCGGCAACAAGGTTTTACAACAGAAGAAATTAATGTTGTAGCCAAAAAAGGCGCTCATAACACAGATGAATCAGATACAACCTACTATAACGATGATGTAACAGATGGTGCTGTAGCAGGCGGAACGCTTGGCGGCATTGGCGGACTGCTTGTAGGGGCAGGGGCCTTGGCCATTCCTGGCATTGGACCGATTGCGGCAGCTGGACCGATTGCAGCGGCTTTAAGCGGTGCAGTGGCAGGTGGTGTTGCTGGTGGATTAATTGATTATGGTATCCCTGCTGAAGACAGTAAACGTTATGAGGAAAAAGTGGCACGAGGCGAAATCGTGGCCATGGTTCGCACCGATAATAGCAAAGTAAGTCAAGCTTCGACAATTTTTACGCAAAATGGTGCCAATGAAGTCAAAACTCATGCTCTTGCTTAA
- a CDS encoding YlmC/YmxH family sporulation protein, with translation MRLHDLTGKEVINLADGARIGIIDECELVFDGKNGKIAALLLPNRLDFWRFFHENRPSSIPWQAIKRIGQDFILVDYEQGSEKGLLMSSRPLNESN, from the coding sequence ATGCGTTTGCATGATTTAACAGGTAAAGAAGTGATCAATTTAGCTGATGGTGCTCGAATTGGCATTATTGATGAATGCGAATTGGTTTTTGACGGAAAAAATGGTAAAATAGCTGCTTTATTATTACCGAACCGCTTGGATTTTTGGCGATTTTTTCATGAAAATCGCCCATCCTCCATTCCATGGCAAGCCATTAAACGCATTGGTCAAGATTTTATTTTAGTTGATTATGAACAAGGAAGTGAAAAAGGCTTACTTATGAGTTCTCGTCCGCTCAATGAATCAAATTAA
- the dut gene encoding dUTP diphosphatase: protein MKKRGFAWIEAYAKQNLPLPKRNTAHSAGYDLATITEVSLKPNEVTLVPTGLKAYMQSNEYLGIHIRSSLAVKKHLCLVNSQGIVDSDYYNNPDNEGHIFVALFNFGAETIVLSAHTRIAQGIFYSFLLTDDDDATDKRQGGFGSTGQ, encoded by the coding sequence ATGAAAAAACGCGGCTTTGCTTGGATTGAGGCTTATGCCAAGCAAAATTTACCTTTACCGAAGCGCAACACAGCCCATAGCGCTGGCTATGATCTTGCCACAATCACCGAGGTGAGTCTAAAACCAAATGAAGTGACTCTTGTTCCAACAGGGCTGAAAGCCTATATGCAAAGCAATGAATATTTAGGTATTCATATTCGTTCATCGCTTGCTGTCAAAAAACACTTGTGTCTCGTTAATAGTCAAGGAATCGTTGATTCTGATTACTATAACAATCCTGATAATGAAGGTCATATTTTTGTAGCACTTTTCAATTTTGGAGCGGAAACGATTGTTTTATCGGCTCATACGCGGATTGCTCAAGGTATTTTCTATTCATTTTTACTTACTGACGATGATGATGCTACAGATAAGCGTCAAGGGGGATTTGGCAGTACGGGGCAATAA
- a CDS encoding M16 family metallopeptidase: protein MYHKSVLSNGIRVVSEQMPQLKSVSLGIWIGTGSRHESDFNHGISHFIEHLIFKGTTKRNAKEIAEVVDAVGGQINAFTAKEYTCFYMKVLDAQLDFAAELLEDMIFHSRFATEDIEKEREVVLEELHMYEDSPEELVHDVHVQQLWSGHPLGRNILGTRESIATFDQKMLLDYYQHRYQTENIVIAAAGNLTHDALVECAQRYYGHLQKGFIVDHPHVPLLKPTTHIRLKETEQVHMCLSTDSVAFDSPDIYGVYVLNNILGGSMSSRLFQSIREDKGLAYSVYSYPTNYSDSGLWTIYAGTRPGNAQHVLDLILENLRKVRSEGILLKELTKSKEQLKGTLLLGLESSGSRMSRIGRNELTMKRFVPLNEVVSKINDVTIEQIEGLIAHMMRKQTLSYTAIGPLKEKDSNKVIVL, encoded by the coding sequence ATGTACCATAAATCTGTACTATCCAATGGCATACGTGTCGTGTCAGAACAAATGCCACAGCTTAAATCGGTTAGCTTGGGCATTTGGATTGGAACGGGTTCTCGTCATGAATCAGATTTCAATCACGGTATTTCACATTTTATTGAGCATCTTATTTTTAAGGGCACAACAAAACGCAATGCGAAAGAAATTGCTGAAGTCGTTGATGCTGTAGGCGGACAAATTAATGCTTTTACAGCCAAAGAATATACGTGCTTTTATATGAAAGTCCTAGATGCTCAGCTTGATTTTGCTGCCGAATTACTTGAAGACATGATTTTTCATTCGCGGTTTGCCACAGAAGATATCGAGAAAGAGCGCGAAGTAGTTTTGGAAGAGTTGCATATGTATGAAGATTCACCGGAAGAACTTGTTCATGATGTGCATGTTCAGCAACTTTGGTCCGGTCATCCCTTAGGACGTAATATTTTGGGTACGCGCGAGTCCATTGCCACCTTTGATCAAAAAATGCTGCTTGACTATTACCAGCATCGCTATCAGACAGAGAATATTGTTATTGCTGCTGCTGGAAACTTGACGCATGATGCACTTGTTGAATGTGCTCAGCGTTATTATGGCCACCTCCAAAAAGGTTTTATTGTGGATCATCCGCATGTTCCACTTCTAAAGCCGACAACGCATATCCGGCTTAAAGAGACAGAACAAGTCCATATGTGTCTCAGCACAGATAGTGTTGCTTTTGATTCCCCCGATATTTACGGTGTCTATGTGCTAAATAATATTTTGGGCGGATCGATGAGTTCACGCTTATTTCAATCCATACGAGAAGATAAGGGATTGGCTTATTCTGTCTATTCTTATCCGACGAATTATAGTGACAGCGGACTTTGGACGATTTATGCTGGTACTCGGCCAGGCAATGCGCAGCATGTATTGGATCTTATTTTAGAAAATCTCCGTAAAGTGCGTAGCGAAGGGATTTTACTCAAAGAGCTTACGAAAAGCAAAGAACAATTAAAAGGAACTTTATTACTTGGACTAGAGAGTTCTGGTAGTCGGATGTCGCGTATTGGCCGCAATGAATTAACAATGAAGCGATTTGTACCGCTCAATGAGGTTGTGAGTAAAATTAATGACGTGACAATCGAGCAGATTGAAGGTCTTATTGCGCACATGATGCGTAAGCAGACTTTGTCTTATACGGCGATTGGTCCCTTGAAAGAAAAGGATAGTAATAAAGTGATTGTTTTATAG
- a CDS encoding N-acetylmuramoyl-L-alanine amidase family protein encodes MTSNKIMIAVLVLMLSFNFLLPLTVSYAAPLDNLAQTLTASTVSSSSSGSSGGGLINTIFSFLFDKILGPLLHLGSSSTTGSVPTTISPSGSSANPPSNVDSGGLKGKVIVVDPGHGGSNPGAVGNNVRESDINLAVALKLQDQLTQAGAKVIMTRSSDHTVAPEGSTLGQELAARVEQAESNHADLFISLHSNENSDNSIQGAMTFYNSAQSSPVALIVQNALISATGANDKGTSQANFYVIRSTSMPSILVEMGFVSNGQEAVKLNSSDYQNKIALGIRKGIVQYFSQK; translated from the coding sequence GTGACTAGTAATAAAATCATGATTGCTGTACTTGTTCTTATGCTCAGTTTTAACTTTCTTCTGCCTTTAACAGTCAGTTATGCTGCCCCCCTCGATAATCTTGCTCAGACCCTTACTGCTTCGACTGTTTCATCAAGTTCATCAGGTTCATCAGGTGGTGGGCTTATTAATACGATATTTAGCTTTCTTTTTGATAAAATTTTAGGCCCCCTTCTTCATCTCGGCAGTTCTTCGACTACAGGTAGCGTGCCGACAACCATTTCTCCTTCTGGTAGTTCTGCGAATCCGCCATCCAACGTTGATAGTGGGGGGCTGAAGGGCAAGGTGATTGTTGTTGATCCTGGTCATGGCGGAAGTAACCCTGGGGCTGTGGGCAATAATGTTCGGGAATCGGATATTAATTTAGCGGTGGCCTTAAAACTGCAAGATCAATTAACACAGGCAGGTGCCAAAGTCATTATGACACGTAGCTCCGATCACACCGTTGCTCCTGAAGGCAGTACACTTGGACAGGAACTCGCAGCTCGTGTAGAACAAGCAGAGTCGAATCATGCCGATCTTTTCATTAGTCTTCATTCTAATGAAAATAGTGATAACTCGATTCAAGGAGCCATGACGTTTTATAACAGTGCTCAGTCATCACCTGTGGCATTAATTGTACAAAATGCCTTGATTAGTGCTACGGGAGCGAATGATAAGGGGACGTCTCAGGCTAATTTTTATGTCATTCGCAGTACTTCCATGCCAAGTATTTTAGTGGAAATGGGTTTTGTATCGAATGGCCAAGAGGCAGTGAAATTAAACAGTAGCGATTATCAGAATAAAATTGCTTTAGGCATTCGTAAGGGTATTGTTCAATATTTTAGTCAAAAATAA
- a CDS encoding glycosyl hydrolase family 18 protein, with protein sequence MKKHCLPIVLFILVSFMTTLFLPATSAYAFSLQDLVGQASAPTVDKNSSVNIVDVFVGLLLGKLLGKKLDLPAATSGGSVSLPGGLKSTGNKEVVGFYAEWYGTDKDSYNDFNRHVDQIQTIAPFWATLAEDGTVSDRGGDDHQSVVTLAHQNHRSVYLLVNNATKGNTDVPIDTLLNSPKLRTIAIDNLEATVKKYHLDGINIDFEMVPAKDRDNLSLFMKELSARLKPQGLIVSMDVFPKENENNDVSVAYDYASLANYVDKIMLMTYDNHGTWSEAGPIADIGWDERCVNYALQFIPKNKLYLGIAGYGYDWSSKGTESLEYPAIMNLAKQFSKPIEWDEPSKSPHLSYTGNDGISHQVWFENSQSIGYKVDLMNKYDLGGIALWKLGEEDPAIWSVIQGKLGNK encoded by the coding sequence ATGAAAAAACATTGTTTACCTATTGTCTTGTTTATACTAGTCAGTTTCATGACTACTTTATTTTTGCCTGCTACATCGGCTTATGCCTTTTCGTTACAAGATTTAGTAGGACAAGCCAGTGCTCCCACAGTCGATAAAAATTCCAGTGTGAATATTGTTGATGTATTTGTTGGATTATTGCTTGGTAAGTTGCTTGGTAAAAAGCTGGATTTACCTGCTGCGACATCGGGTGGTTCTGTGAGTTTGCCTGGCGGCTTAAAATCAACGGGTAACAAAGAAGTTGTGGGGTTCTATGCTGAGTGGTATGGAACAGACAAGGATTCTTATAACGATTTTAATCGTCATGTCGATCAAATTCAGACCATTGCACCTTTCTGGGCAACGCTTGCCGAAGATGGTACTGTCAGCGATCGGGGTGGTGATGATCATCAGTCCGTTGTTACTTTAGCGCATCAAAATCATCGCTCAGTCTATTTGCTTGTCAATAATGCCACAAAAGGCAATACAGATGTACCCATTGATACGCTACTCAACAGTCCAAAATTGCGGACAATTGCCATTGACAACTTAGAAGCTACGGTTAAGAAATATCATCTTGATGGTATCAATATTGATTTTGAAATGGTGCCAGCAAAAGACAGAGATAATTTATCGCTATTCATGAAGGAACTTTCTGCGCGGTTGAAACCACAGGGATTGATTGTATCCATGGATGTTTTTCCTAAAGAAAATGAAAATAATGATGTTTCTGTTGCTTATGATTATGCTAGTTTAGCTAACTATGTCGATAAAATTATGCTCATGACTTATGATAATCATGGTACATGGAGTGAAGCCGGCCCGATTGCTGATATTGGCTGGGATGAAAGGTGCGTTAACTATGCACTGCAGTTTATACCGAAAAACAAACTTTATTTAGGTATTGCCGGATATGGTTATGATTGGTCAAGTAAAGGTACGGAAAGCTTGGAGTACCCAGCGATTATGAACTTGGCGAAGCAATTCAGTAAGCCCATCGAGTGGGATGAACCCTCTAAATCACCGCATCTATCTTATACGGGAAATGATGGAATCAGTCATCAAGTGTGGTTTGAAAATAGTCAGAGCATTGGTTACAAAGTGGACTTAATGAACAAGTATGATCTTGGCGGTATCGCCTTGTGGAAGCTTGGTGAAGAAGATCCGGCCATCTGGTCTGTCATTCAAGGCAAACTTGGCAATAAGTAA
- a CDS encoding polysaccharide deacetylase family protein — MKGFWTFRWPGKWLSALAAVMTVSLCFIFLNNSLKASDDPKPIYQGSTATKKVAFACNVFWGEEYLPAMLDTFAQNNVHITFFIGGSWAKQYPNLLQNIAQGGHELANHSYSHPHPNALSKEKNQEQIIKTQNIIEEVTSQKTKLYAPPYGEFNQTVLAAANELGYTTIMWSIDTIDWRRPAPEVIHSRIMKKLQPGAIILMHPTEPTSKALPGIIKELQEKGYTITTVSDAISSN, encoded by the coding sequence ATGAAAGGCTTTTGGACGTTTCGTTGGCCAGGTAAATGGCTGAGTGCATTGGCAGCGGTTATGACAGTTAGCTTATGTTTCATTTTTTTAAACAACTCACTTAAGGCATCGGATGATCCTAAACCAATTTATCAAGGTAGCACGGCGACAAAAAAAGTGGCTTTTGCTTGTAACGTGTTTTGGGGCGAAGAGTATTTGCCAGCCATGCTTGATACGTTTGCTCAAAATAATGTTCATATTACATTTTTTATTGGCGGCAGTTGGGCGAAACAATATCCAAATTTATTACAAAATATAGCTCAGGGTGGTCACGAATTAGCTAATCATAGCTACAGCCATCCCCATCCCAATGCACTGAGTAAAGAAAAAAACCAAGAACAAATCATCAAAACGCAGAACATTATAGAAGAAGTTACCAGTCAGAAAACAAAGCTTTATGCACCACCTTATGGTGAATTTAATCAGACAGTGCTTGCGGCAGCCAATGAATTAGGCTATACAACTATTATGTGGAGTATTGATACCATTGATTGGCGACGCCCGGCTCCGGAAGTCATTCACAGTCGAATCATGAAAAAACTTCAACCAGGAGCAATTATTCTGATGCATCCTACGGAACCAACAAGTAAAGCCTTACCTGGCATTATTAAAGAATTACAAGAGAAGGGATATACGATTACAACTGTTTCCGATGCCATAAGTAGCAATTAA
- a CDS encoding L-lactate permease: protein MWEVIVSPYGMFMSALLAFIPLLWLLVSLGIMKMPAYKACIIGLVLSFVIAIVGWGMPFILSIRAALEGVVLALWPIIWVILAAIFTYNVTLKTGAMETIKGFMGSLSGDRRIQALIIAWGFGGFLEAAAGFGTAVAIPASILIGLGFNPFFAAVICLIANTVPVAFGAVGIPITTLAKVADVDVMQLTYYTALQLTPFVMVVPLALVLILTKSMSGLKGVVSTALVAGVSFAIPQLLVAKFIGPELTAIVGSIVSMFCTAMWARISPPKEDWKFPFEDKDATAPQKNAVSLTDQMIAWSPYVLLFVLILGTSKFFPAINSTLGQVKSMLFIYNGPEGKPMGVDWLITPGTLIMIAAVVGGLVQGASITALVETFGRTVVQLQKTILTIVAIVSMAKVMGYSGMIAAIALALAKVTGPFYPVIAPAIGALGTFVTGSDTSANVLFGALQKQTALAIGADPTWVTASNTTGATAGKMISPQSIAVACSATGQEGQEGAILAVTIKYCIVYVIVVGVMVYAFA, encoded by the coding sequence ATGTGGGAAGTCATTGTCAGTCCCTACGGAATGTTTATGTCAGCGCTGCTCGCGTTTATACCGCTTCTATGGCTGTTAGTTAGCCTTGGTATTATGAAAATGCCTGCATATAAAGCCTGTATTATCGGTCTTGTGTTAAGTTTTGTTATTGCTATAGTTGGTTGGGGTATGCCTTTCATCTTATCGATTCGGGCAGCATTAGAAGGCGTAGTCCTGGCATTATGGCCCATTATCTGGGTTATCTTGGCGGCTATATTCACCTATAATGTGACACTGAAAACAGGTGCCATGGAAACAATCAAGGGATTTATGGGCAGTCTTTCTGGTGATCGCCGGATTCAGGCGTTGATTATTGCTTGGGGTTTTGGCGGATTTTTAGAAGCTGCAGCGGGTTTTGGTACAGCTGTTGCCATTCCTGCTTCCATCTTAATTGGTTTAGGATTTAATCCGTTTTTTGCTGCTGTTATTTGTTTAATTGCTAATACAGTACCTGTCGCATTTGGTGCTGTTGGCATTCCAATTACGACATTAGCCAAGGTCGCAGACGTCGATGTTATGCAGCTTACTTATTATACGGCGCTGCAACTGACACCATTTGTTATGGTCGTTCCACTTGCGTTAGTTTTGATTTTAACCAAAAGCATGTCTGGTTTAAAAGGTGTCGTGTCAACTGCTCTAGTTGCAGGTGTTAGTTTTGCTATACCGCAGCTGCTTGTAGCAAAATTCATTGGTCCTGAATTAACGGCCATTGTTGGTTCTATTGTGTCGATGTTCTGTACTGCCATGTGGGCGCGTATTTCACCTCCGAAAGAGGATTGGAAATTCCCCTTTGAAGATAAAGATGCGACTGCTCCTCAAAAAAATGCTGTTTCTTTAACAGATCAAATGATTGCTTGGTCACCTTACGTACTTTTATTTGTGCTGATTTTAGGAACAAGTAAATTTTTCCCGGCTATTAATAGTACACTTGGTCAAGTGAAAAGCATGCTCTTCATTTATAATGGCCCTGAGGGGAAACCCATGGGAGTTGACTGGCTGATTACGCCGGGCACACTCATTATGATTGCGGCTGTTGTTGGCGGACTTGTTCAGGGTGCTTCCATTACAGCTCTTGTTGAAACATTTGGCCGTACTGTTGTCCAACTGCAAAAAACGATCCTAACGATTGTCGCTATTGTGAGTATGGCTAAAGTTATGGGTTATAGTGGGATGATTGCCGCTATTGCACTGGCTTTAGCGAAAGTAACGGGTCCTTTCTATCCTGTTATTGCTCCAGCTATTGGTGCCTTGGGGACATTTGTTACAGGTAGTGATACGAGTGCCAATGTACTCTTTGGGGCCTTGCAAAAACAGACTGCTTTGGCCATTGGTGCCGATCCCACGTGGGTTACAGCATCTAATACAACTGGGGCTACAGCAGGTAAAATGATTTCTCCCCAGAGTATTGCTGTTGCCTGCTCCGCAACAGGGCAAGAAGGTCAGGAAGGCGCAATCCTTGCTGTAACCATTAAGTATTGTATTGTCTATGTCATTGTTGTCGGTGTTATGGTCTATGCTTTTGCCTAA
- a CDS encoding FadR/GntR family transcriptional regulator, giving the protein MEFNPIVSTKLYKQVIEQIKERIYNKTLKKGDKLPSERDMAVMLGVSRTAIREGLRSLEMLGITESRQGEGTFIVSSFPEYKIFEPLSLIFMLENNTVELLDVRSMLEIECAGMAADFITPEELDVLEGYRLLLTGEREGKITEEADYTYHSLIAKASHHTLLYYMYSSINEVVSHHIVDMRQLILEDPNNSEILASQHNEIYQAILLKNRDQARQAMREHMQYVHDQLCRKYKE; this is encoded by the coding sequence GTGGAATTTAATCCAATTGTGTCAACAAAACTTTACAAACAAGTGATCGAACAAATTAAAGAAAGAATTTACAATAAAACTTTAAAAAAAGGCGATAAGTTACCTTCGGAGCGCGATATGGCTGTGATGTTAGGTGTTAGCCGTACAGCAATTCGTGAAGGACTTCGTTCTCTCGAAATGTTAGGCATTACAGAAAGTCGCCAAGGCGAAGGTACCTTTATTGTCTCTTCTTTTCCCGAATATAAAATTTTTGAGCCTCTCTCCTTAATTTTTATGTTGGAGAATAATACAGTTGAATTACTTGATGTGCGTTCCATGCTGGAAATTGAATGTGCCGGTATGGCAGCAGATTTTATTACTCCTGAAGAATTGGATGTACTTGAGGGTTATCGACTATTGCTTACAGGTGAGCGAGAAGGGAAAATTACGGAAGAGGCAGACTATACCTATCATTCCCTTATTGCTAAGGCCAGCCATCATACGCTGCTGTATTATATGTATTCTTCCATTAATGAAGTAGTTAGTCATCATATTGTGGATATGCGACAATTAATTTTGGAGGATCCAAATAATTCAGAAATACTTGCCTCGCAACACAATGAAATTTATCAAGCGATATTACTTAAAAACCGTGACCAAGCGCGGCAGGCTATGCGTGAACACATGCAATATGTTCATGATCAACTTTGCCGCAAATATAAGGAGTGA
- a CDS encoding FAD-binding oxidoreductase, with translation MGNYNRVTAEVIKQLQEIVGEKFVLHDEEKMEPYSHDELMDPKYMKMPEVVVLPENAEQISKVVKLASKLTIPIVPRGAGTGLASGASPVKGGIVLSVERLNKILEIDHENMFMIVEPGVTTAVVQKAANDEGYLYAGDPCSGDSSFIGGNVATNAGGNKAVKYGTTRQQVNGVEIVTADGDIVTIGGKCKKDSTGYSLLHLIIGSEGTLGIITKCYLKLVPLAKNVMDLLAVFPDLSAAIGVVPKVMAAGITPVCVEFMDNESIKCCEKYLNEKLPNSEEGHYIIVSIEGDNEEILEDQCATIDEISMASGALTVLVADPAKIWKARKAYAEADRARSLIFSMEDVVVPGNKIPETVEKIAELGKKYNIAIHCAGHAGDGNIHANILKDKMTDEEWDTQLPKLQHEIYNLVYSQGGKLSGEHGIGYKRVKLMEEFTNPVEIKMMRAIKNALDPKGILNPGKVINA, from the coding sequence ATGGGTAACTATAATCGTGTAACAGCAGAAGTAATTAAGCAACTACAGGAGATTGTTGGTGAGAAATTTGTTTTGCATGATGAAGAAAAGATGGAACCTTATTCCCATGATGAACTAATGGATCCGAAATATATGAAAATGCCGGAAGTTGTTGTTTTACCCGAAAATGCGGAACAAATTTCAAAAGTTGTTAAATTAGCAAGTAAACTTACTATTCCCATTGTGCCACGGGGAGCAGGCACAGGTCTTGCTAGCGGAGCATCGCCAGTAAAAGGTGGGATTGTTCTATCTGTGGAGCGACTAAATAAAATTCTTGAGATTGACCACGAAAATATGTTTATGATTGTAGAACCGGGTGTTACAACGGCTGTTGTGCAAAAGGCAGCCAATGATGAAGGCTACCTCTATGCAGGTGATCCTTGTAGTGGTGATAGCTCTTTTATTGGCGGCAATGTGGCAACGAATGCCGGTGGGAATAAGGCTGTAAAATATGGTACAACGCGTCAGCAAGTCAACGGTGTTGAAATTGTTACAGCCGATGGTGATATTGTAACAATTGGTGGTAAATGTAAGAAGGATTCAACGGGTTATAGCTTACTTCACTTGATAATTGGATCAGAAGGAACATTAGGTATTATTACAAAATGTTATTTGAAACTTGTTCCGCTAGCTAAAAATGTCATGGATCTACTGGCCGTATTCCCAGACTTGAGTGCAGCTATTGGCGTCGTTCCAAAAGTAATGGCAGCAGGGATTACACCCGTTTGCGTAGAATTTATGGATAATGAATCCATTAAATGCTGTGAAAAATATTTAAATGAAAAATTGCCAAATAGTGAAGAGGGTCATTACATCATCGTTTCCATTGAAGGTGATAATGAGGAAATTCTGGAAGATCAATGTGCTACAATTGATGAAATTTCCATGGCGAGTGGCGCTCTGACGGTTCTTGTTGCTGATCCAGCAAAAATCTGGAAGGCCAGAAAAGCTTATGCTGAAGCAGATCGGGCCAGAAGCTTGATTTTCTCTATGGAAGATGTTGTAGTACCAGGCAATAAAATTCCAGAAACAGTCGAAAAAATTGCCGAACTAGGTAAAAAATATAACATTGCCATCCATTGTGCTGGTCATGCTGGCGACGGCAATATTCATGCCAATATTTTAAAAGATAAAATGACGGATGAGGAATGGGATACGCAATTACCAAAACTTCAGCATGAAATTTATAATCTTGTTTATAGCCAGGGCGGCAAATTATCTGGCGAACATGGTATTGGTTATAAACGAGTAAAATTAATGGAGGAATTTACTAATCCTGTTGAAATAAAAATGATGCGGGCTATCAAGAATGCGCTTGATCCAAAAGGAATTTTGAATCCTGGCAAAGTCATCAATGCGTAA